In one window of Streptomyces sp. FXJ1.172 DNA:
- a CDS encoding TetR-like C-terminal domain-containing protein: MADSLTQVRPGGRSAKVRAAVHRAVAELLAEEEAETLTLPAVAARAGVHPTTLYRRWGSTAQLLNDVATSRFTDDLVVPDSGSLAGDLERWLADVATDVADPDTLALMRATIGSGPAGGCACVEDRHRQLGAIIRREQDRGGTALDVETAADFLLGPLYYRAIFTPEPASADWARTLVSTYLATLRTP, translated from the coding sequence ATGGCTGACTCGTTGACCCAGGTACGTCCCGGCGGCCGCTCCGCGAAGGTGCGGGCGGCCGTCCATCGCGCCGTCGCAGAACTCCTCGCCGAGGAGGAAGCGGAGACACTGACCCTGCCCGCCGTGGCCGCGCGCGCCGGCGTGCACCCCACCACCCTGTACCGGCGCTGGGGGTCCACCGCCCAGCTACTCAACGACGTCGCCACCAGCCGCTTCACCGACGACCTGGTCGTTCCCGATTCCGGCTCCCTCGCCGGCGACCTCGAGCGCTGGCTCGCCGACGTGGCCACCGACGTCGCCGACCCGGACACGCTTGCCCTCATGCGGGCGACGATCGGCTCCGGCCCGGCAGGCGGCTGCGCCTGCGTCGAGGACCGCCACCGCCAGCTCGGCGCGATCATCCGGCGCGAACAGGACCGCGGGGGGACGGCACTCGACGTGGAGACCGCGGCGGACTTCCTCCTCGGCCCGCTCTACTACCGCGCCATTTTCACCCCCGAGCCCGCCTCCGCCGACTGGGCCCGCACACTGGTGTCCACCTATCTGGCGACGCTCCGGACGCCCTGA
- a CDS encoding helix-turn-helix domain-containing protein, protein MRDRTGRSLRELAQEINVSSSSLSRYFSGQAVAPWPVVVALCRVAGRDPRPLGEMWERAKDAPRADGAATPVPAVRNDLPHDITAFTGRRDELAELLAAAREATVVAIDGMGGVGKSALAVHAAHLLTADFPGGQLYLDLHGFTPGREPVEPAEALRVLLAALGLPPGGIPEGVAERAALWRSELATRRAIVVLDNAVDADHVRDLLPGAGRSFAVITSRRRMVHLDGARPLSLDVLPPQEAARLFVASAGGTRPGDVGEVLRRCGNLPLAIRVAAARLRHRPSWTLDTLVERLREGELAVADVFGMSLRQLDAAQRRMFGLLGLVPGDDIDAYGAAALAGIPLANARALLEDLVDVHLLQEPAAGRYRMHDLLRQAARAEAAAADPVPAIAGLGD, encoded by the coding sequence CTGCGCGACCGGACCGGGCGGAGCCTGCGCGAACTGGCGCAGGAGATCAATGTCAGCAGCTCCTCGCTGTCGCGCTACTTCTCCGGCCAGGCCGTCGCGCCGTGGCCGGTGGTGGTGGCGCTGTGCAGGGTCGCCGGACGGGACCCCAGGCCGCTGGGCGAGATGTGGGAGCGGGCCAAGGACGCGCCCCGGGCCGACGGCGCCGCAACCCCGGTTCCGGCGGTACGCAACGACCTGCCGCACGACATCACCGCGTTCACCGGGCGCCGCGACGAGCTGGCCGAACTCCTCGCCGCCGCGCGGGAGGCGACGGTGGTGGCGATCGACGGCATGGGAGGGGTGGGTAAGTCCGCGCTGGCCGTGCACGCCGCGCACCTGCTGACCGCCGACTTCCCCGGCGGCCAGCTCTATCTGGACCTGCACGGCTTCACCCCGGGCCGGGAACCGGTCGAGCCCGCGGAGGCGCTGCGTGTGCTGCTGGCCGCACTCGGGCTCCCGCCCGGCGGGATTCCCGAAGGGGTTGCCGAACGGGCCGCACTGTGGCGGTCCGAGCTCGCCACACGGCGCGCGATCGTCGTGCTGGACAACGCCGTCGACGCCGACCACGTACGCGACCTGCTCCCCGGCGCCGGCCGGAGCTTCGCCGTGATCACCAGCCGCCGCAGGATGGTGCACCTGGACGGCGCCCGGCCGCTGTCCCTCGACGTCCTGCCGCCCCAGGAGGCGGCGCGGCTGTTCGTCGCGTCCGCGGGCGGAACCCGGCCCGGTGACGTCGGCGAGGTGCTGCGCCGCTGCGGAAACCTTCCGCTGGCCATCCGGGTGGCCGCGGCGCGGTTGCGGCACCGGCCCTCATGGACCCTCGACACTCTGGTGGAGCGGCTGCGCGAGGGCGAGCTGGCCGTCGCGGACGTCTTCGGGATGTCGCTGCGTCAGCTCGACGCCGCCCAGCGGCGGATGTTCGGGTTGCTGGGGCTGGTGCCTGGCGACGACATCGACGCCTACGGCGCTGCCGCTCTGGCCGGGATCCCGCTGGCCAACGCCCGCGCCCTGCTGGAGGACCTGGTGGATGTCCATCTGCTCCAGGAGCCGGCGGCCGGCCGCTACCGGATGCACGACCTGCTGCGGCAGGCCGCCCGCGCCGAGGCGGCCGCGGCCGATCCCGTGCCGGCGATCGCCGGTCTGGGCGACTAG
- a CDS encoding DUF4097 family beta strand repeat-containing protein, translating to MPTFTTPVSITAVLAVPAGNVRFTATDRADTAVEIAPADSTKSRDVKAAEQTTVDCTDGVLRIQGPAKNQYFGPTGAIEATVQLPAGSHVEVKAASVELRAVGRFGNVTVAGEHGSIDLDEAASARLTTVAGDVTVGRVTGPAEIRTSKGDISITEAVRGSVTLRTDAGNISVGAAAGVSASLDAGTSHGRIRNSLKSAGGGADQLVIHATTSDGDITAHSL from the coding sequence ATGCCAACGTTCACCACCCCCGTCTCGATCACCGCCGTCCTTGCCGTACCCGCCGGCAACGTCCGGTTCACGGCCACCGACCGCGCCGACACCGCAGTGGAGATCGCCCCCGCGGACTCCACCAAGAGCCGCGACGTCAAAGCGGCAGAGCAGACCACGGTCGACTGCACCGACGGCGTCCTTCGGATCCAGGGCCCGGCCAAGAACCAGTACTTCGGGCCCACCGGTGCCATCGAGGCGACCGTCCAGCTGCCCGCCGGATCCCATGTCGAGGTGAAGGCGGCCAGCGTCGAACTGCGGGCTGTCGGCCGGTTCGGCAACGTAACCGTCGCCGGCGAGCACGGCTCGATCGACCTCGATGAGGCCGCCAGCGCACGCCTGACCACGGTTGCCGGTGATGTAACGGTCGGCCGCGTCACCGGCCCTGCCGAGATCCGCACCAGCAAGGGTGACATCAGCATCACCGAGGCCGTCCGCGGCTCCGTCACGCTGCGCACCGACGCCGGCAACATCTCGGTCGGCGCCGCCGCCGGCGTGTCGGCCTCCCTGGACGCCGGCACCTCCCACGGCCGGATCCGCAACTCCCTCAAGTCTGCCGGAGGCGGCGCTGACCAGCTCGTCATCCACGCCACCACCTCCGACGGCGACATCACCGCCCACAGCCTCTGA
- a CDS encoding serine hydrolase domain-containing protein, whose product MSTTLTGRRSGFSQTGLSRLHDMLARHVESGKIPGLVALVSRGDQTHVEAIGTMRHDGGAPMRRDTIFRMASVSKPVTMAAAMVLLDECRLRLDDPIDQWLPELADRQVLKRADGPLEDTVPAQRPITVRDVLTSTFGLGVDLTLMGSPIMTAVLERSNYDPDAGPAPEPDEWMRRLGELPLSYQPGQRWQYDLASDLLGVLVARVTGRPFESFLRERVLEPLGMKDTGFHVPADKIDRLPPVYFPEATGGFQVWDEAEGGRWSRPPAFPSGGGGLVSTVDDYHAYLRMLLDHGTHEGERILSRPAVELMTTNRLTPEQNAARTALARDNVHLSFGQGQHGGWGFGMAVRAYRSDYAPLGQFGWDGGTGTTAYADPHNQLTGVLLTQVGLSTPDPARLIHDFWTTVYQAIDD is encoded by the coding sequence ATGTCCACAACCCTGACCGGCCGGCGCAGCGGCTTCTCCCAGACAGGGCTGAGCAGACTGCACGACATGCTCGCGCGGCACGTCGAGTCCGGGAAGATCCCAGGGCTGGTCGCCCTGGTCAGCCGGGGCGACCAGACACATGTGGAGGCGATCGGGACGATGCGCCATGACGGCGGCGCGCCGATGCGCCGGGACACGATCTTCCGGATGGCCTCCGTCTCCAAGCCGGTCACGATGGCGGCGGCGATGGTCCTGCTGGACGAATGCAGGCTGCGGCTCGACGACCCGATAGATCAGTGGCTGCCCGAACTCGCCGACCGTCAGGTGTTGAAGCGGGCCGACGGCCCGCTGGAAGACACCGTGCCCGCGCAGCGGCCCATCACCGTGCGCGACGTGCTGACCTCCACGTTCGGGCTCGGCGTCGACCTGACGTTGATGGGCTCCCCGATCATGACCGCCGTCCTTGAGCGGTCCAACTACGACCCCGATGCGGGGCCGGCGCCCGAGCCGGATGAGTGGATGCGCCGCCTCGGCGAGCTGCCGCTGTCGTACCAGCCCGGACAGCGGTGGCAGTACGACCTGGCAAGCGACCTGCTCGGCGTGCTCGTCGCGAGGGTCACGGGCCGGCCGTTCGAGTCGTTCCTGCGCGAGCGAGTCCTCGAACCGCTGGGGATGAAGGACACCGGCTTCCACGTGCCCGCCGACAAGATCGACAGGCTGCCGCCTGTCTACTTCCCCGAGGCGACCGGGGGGTTCCAGGTGTGGGACGAGGCTGAGGGAGGACGGTGGAGCCGACCGCCGGCGTTCCCCTCAGGCGGCGGCGGGCTGGTCTCCACCGTGGACGACTACCACGCCTACCTCCGGATGCTGCTCGACCACGGCACGCACGAGGGCGAGCGGATCCTGTCCCGGCCCGCGGTGGAGCTGATGACCACCAACCGCCTCACACCCGAGCAGAACGCCGCCCGCACCGCCCTGGCCCGTGACAACGTCCATCTGAGCTTCGGCCAGGGACAGCACGGCGGTTGGGGTTTCGGGATGGCCGTGCGCGCCTACCGCAGCGACTACGCACCCCTCGGCCAGTTCGGCTGGGATGGCGGAACCGGCACCACGGCATACGCCGACCCGCACAACCAACTCACAGGAGTCTTGCTCACCCAGGTCGGGCTGTCCACCCCGGACCCGGCACGGCTCATTCACGACTTCTGGACCACCGTCTACCAGGCAATCGACGACTGA
- a CDS encoding MarR family winged helix-turn-helix transcriptional regulator: MPDEAALLIADVFEAAGALRRLGEQTAAAEGLTQARWQVLSAASEDPLTVPQAARRLGVSRQNVQRVANDLVSFRLASYEPNPDHRGSPLLTLTPRGRESLARVTARAEQLHRTLFAAIPDEEIHATRTSLRRLLAELDRHEGEAGKR; encoded by the coding sequence ATGCCGGACGAGGCAGCCCTGCTGATCGCCGACGTCTTCGAGGCAGCCGGCGCCCTGCGCCGGCTAGGTGAGCAGACCGCCGCAGCGGAAGGCCTCACCCAGGCCCGATGGCAGGTCCTCAGCGCCGCCTCCGAAGACCCGCTCACCGTCCCCCAGGCCGCACGCCGCCTCGGCGTCAGCCGCCAGAACGTCCAGCGCGTCGCCAACGACCTCGTGTCCTTCCGGCTCGCCTCCTACGAGCCCAACCCGGACCACCGCGGCTCCCCCCTGCTCACCCTCACGCCCCGCGGCAGGGAGTCACTCGCCCGCGTCACCGCCAGGGCCGAACAACTGCACCGCACCCTCTTCGCGGCGATCCCCGACGAGGAGATCCACGCCACCAGGACATCGCTGCGGCGCCTGCTGGCCGAACTCGACCGCCACGAAGGAGAAGCAGGCAAGCGCTAG
- a CDS encoding hemerythrin domain-containing protein produces MPKIDLYRNVHMGQRARLFTLATELGAADITHSGAAAEQAERCLAMTQELREHADHEDTFIHQLLRERAPEAADALDAEHIRLDAAFTTLDEQARSLPGTPADALPEAQHALYLALNEVISAYLAHLHLEETVAMPALWQYAGDTELDAVLAAFRGSRTPEEALTDLRRMLPALPPAVRAAIARGVVEAVPGQEAGLLAAATTTLSLGQRQRLYEDLGVPEAWALQVQP; encoded by the coding sequence ATGCCCAAGATCGACCTCTACCGGAACGTCCACATGGGACAGCGTGCGCGGCTGTTCACCCTCGCCACCGAACTCGGCGCCGCGGACATCACTCACAGCGGCGCCGCCGCCGAGCAGGCGGAGCGCTGCCTGGCCATGACCCAGGAATTGCGTGAGCACGCCGACCACGAGGACACCTTCATCCACCAGCTCCTGCGTGAGCGCGCCCCCGAGGCAGCCGACGCACTGGACGCCGAGCACATACGCCTCGACGCCGCCTTCACCACACTCGACGAGCAGGCACGCTCGCTCCCTGGCACCCCCGCTGATGCCCTGCCGGAGGCCCAGCACGCCCTCTACCTCGCCTTGAACGAAGTCATCAGCGCCTACCTCGCGCACCTTCACCTTGAGGAGACAGTCGCCATGCCGGCACTGTGGCAGTACGCCGGCGACACGGAGCTGGACGCCGTCCTCGCCGCCTTCCGTGGCTCCCGCACCCCCGAGGAGGCTCTGACCGACCTTCGCCGGATGCTTCCCGCTCTGCCGCCAGCCGTGCGGGCAGCGATCGCGCGGGGGGTCGTCGAGGCGGTACCGGGCCAGGAGGCCGGCCTCCTGGCCGCGGCCACCACCACCCTCAGCCTCGGCCAGCGCCAGCGGCTGTACGAGGACCTTGGCGTGCCGGAGGCCTGGGCGCTCCAGGTCCAGCCCTGA
- a CDS encoding cold-shock protein produces the protein MAKGTVKWFNAEKGFGFIEQEGGGPDVFAHYSNIVAQGFRELQEGQKVEFDVTQGQKGPQAENIRPL, from the coding sequence ATGGCCAAGGGCACTGTGAAGTGGTTCAACGCGGAAAAGGGCTTCGGCTTCATCGAGCAGGAGGGTGGCGGCCCCGACGTCTTCGCCCACTACTCGAACATCGTCGCCCAGGGCTTCCGCGAGCTGCAGGAGGGCCAGAAGGTCGAGTTCGACGTTACGCAGGGCCAGAAGGGCCCGCAGGCAGAGAACATCCGCCCCCTGTAA
- a CDS encoding YcxB family protein translates to MNVTTTYEQNVDESYRGLKAGMRSRRRLWWTCCTVVLIGGIGEIALGQTLFGAAAVTFGVLFSLQFTLRAKRSIAKAQVRAPGPMEVDFTEDKAVFRKPGSTSEVAWLRFAKLAETSEFFLLYLTKRMVVPVPKRAFKPAEAAEVSAFLSAMPNYTG, encoded by the coding sequence ATGAACGTCACTACCACCTACGAGCAGAACGTCGACGAGAGCTACAGAGGCCTCAAGGCCGGCATGCGGTCCAGACGCCGCTTGTGGTGGACGTGCTGCACGGTTGTGCTGATCGGCGGCATAGGCGAGATCGCGCTGGGACAGACGCTCTTCGGTGCTGCCGCAGTCACATTCGGCGTCCTCTTTTCCCTGCAGTTCACCCTGCGTGCGAAGCGGTCCATCGCGAAGGCCCAGGTCCGAGCTCCCGGACCGATGGAGGTGGACTTCACCGAGGACAAGGCCGTCTTCAGGAAGCCGGGCAGTACCTCAGAGGTGGCGTGGCTTCGCTTCGCCAAGCTGGCGGAAACTTCGGAGTTCTTCCTTCTCTACCTCACGAAGCGGATGGTTGTCCCAGTTCCGAAGCGCGCGTTCAAGCCGGCCGAGGCCGCAGAAGTGAGTGCTTTTCTGTCAGCGATGCCCAACTACACCGGTTGA
- a CDS encoding IS3 family transposase (programmed frameshift) has product MPAPRKYPDELRERAVREVRTTGRPIAHVARDLGIHKEALRGWVRQAEADAGERGDRLTTAEHEELKQLRKEVAELRRANEILKAASAFFAAELDRPRNEADQVIEHLKHKGLGVGFACRVLGLSESAYYARKKRPKSARRLRDEQLMPLIEQVHAESGGTYGVRRITRALRRKGLLVARCTVERLMRDLGLEGVIRGQRRRTTVPEPSAPRLPDLVDREFTASRPDQLWVADMTYVRTWSGWAYVAFVLDVYSRMIVGWQVANHMRTELPLDALEMALWRRRIKRDSGLIHHSDRGSQYVSIRYTDRLAEVGAAASVGSVADSYDNAMAEALNGTFKAELIEMQGPWRDVDQVERAIFQWVTWYNEERLHSALDYVPPAEYERDWWRQQEVTQQPA; this is encoded by the exons GTGCCAGCACCACGCAAATACCCGGACGAGCTCCGTGAGCGGGCTGTCCGCGAGGTCCGCACCACGGGCCGGCCGATCGCCCACGTCGCCAGGGATCTGGGCATCCACAAGGAGGCCCTGCGCGGCTGGGTCCGCCAGGCCGAGGCGGACGCCGGCGAACGCGGCGACCGGCTGACCACCGCCGAGCACGAAGAGCTGAAGCAACTCCGCAAAGAAGTAGCGGAGTTGAGGCGGGCGAATGAGATCCTCAAAGCCGCGAGCGCGTTTTTTGCAGCCGAACTCGACCGTCCCCGGA ACGAGGCCGACCAGGTGATCGAGCACCTCAAGCACAAGGGTCTCGGGGTCGGGTTCGCCTGCCGGGTGCTGGGGCTGTCGGAGTCGGCGTACTACGCGCGCAAGAAGCGGCCGAAGTCGGCCCGCCGGCTGCGTGACGAGCAGCTCATGCCGCTGATCGAACAGGTCCATGCCGAGTCCGGCGGCACCTATGGTGTCCGCCGGATCACCCGCGCGCTGCGGCGCAAGGGCCTCCTCGTGGCCCGCTGCACCGTCGAGCGGCTGATGCGTGACCTGGGCCTGGAGGGCGTCATTCGCGGTCAGCGCCGGCGGACCACAGTCCCCGAGCCGTCGGCTCCCAGACTGCCGGACCTGGTCGACCGCGAATTCACCGCCTCCCGTCCCGACCAGCTTTGGGTGGCGGACATGACGTATGTCCGCACCTGGTCCGGATGGGCGTACGTGGCGTTCGTCCTGGACGTGTACTCGCGGATGATCGTCGGCTGGCAGGTCGCGAACCACATGCGGACCGAACTCCCGCTGGACGCCCTGGAGATGGCCCTGTGGAGACGCCGGATCAAGAGGGACTCTGGGCTGATCCATCACAGCGACAGAGGGTCGCAATATGTGTCGATTCGCTACACCGACCGGCTCGCCGAGGTCGGGGCCGCCGCGTCCGTCGGTTCGGTCGCGGACTCGTATGACAACGCGATGGCCGAGGCGCTGAACGGCACCTTCAAGGCCGAGCTGATCGAGATGCAAGGACCGTGGCGGGACGTCGACCAGGTCGAGCGAGCGATCTTCCAGTGGGTCACCTGGTACAACGAGGAACGGCTTCACTCCGCCCTCGACTACGTACCGCCCGCCGAGTACGAACGCGACTGGTGGCGACAACAGGAAGTCACCCAGCAGCCCGCCTGA
- a CDS encoding serine hydrolase domain-containing protein, translated as MTSIDNPLPVDRDTLFVLGSVTKTYTATAIMYLVEQGRVELEAPVRRYVPELRLPDEDAAAQITILNLLNHTAGLDTRMVFDSGDGDDALAREVTNMAEVALIGPVGGRASYSQLGYNLLGRVVENVTGETYEAAVASLVLEQAGMTDSVFTAGQAITRRFAVGHNLSEGALKVARTWKDTRGNNPGGGLASSVSDQLRWARFHLGGGDLARRMQEPTVELHGSTLGDAVGLGWFLRDVDGVRTVGHGGSTNGQFANLLLVPERDFAVVAASNAGPDNGLEFNQAVLRWALEHYLGVVERDPDPLPYDPQRAQEITGHYENEFMTLIIDTDGDTMTVECRIKPEIRTAADRELPADLPPASLGLLPGSGDEYIVTGGGLIGQRGFLTRDTDGAIIGADMAGRFFNRVSSTPSE; from the coding sequence GTGACGAGCATCGACAACCCGCTGCCCGTCGACCGGGACACACTCTTCGTGCTGGGCTCGGTCACCAAGACGTACACGGCGACCGCGATCATGTACCTGGTCGAACAGGGGCGGGTCGAACTGGAGGCGCCAGTGCGCCGCTACGTTCCCGAACTCCGGCTCCCCGATGAGGACGCTGCCGCGCAGATCACCATCCTGAACCTGCTCAACCACACCGCCGGGCTGGACACCCGGATGGTCTTCGACAGCGGAGACGGAGACGACGCGCTGGCCCGCGAGGTGACCAACATGGCCGAGGTGGCGCTGATCGGCCCAGTCGGCGGCCGCGCCTCCTACAGCCAGCTCGGCTACAACCTGCTCGGCCGGGTCGTCGAGAACGTCACCGGCGAGACCTACGAGGCCGCCGTCGCCTCACTCGTCCTGGAACAGGCCGGCATGACCGACAGCGTTTTCACCGCCGGACAGGCCATCACCCGCCGGTTCGCCGTGGGCCACAACCTCAGCGAAGGGGCGCTCAAGGTCGCCCGCACTTGGAAGGACACGCGCGGCAACAACCCAGGCGGCGGCCTGGCGTCCTCGGTCTCCGACCAGTTGCGCTGGGCCCGGTTCCACCTCGGCGGCGGTGACCTGGCGCGGCGCATGCAGGAGCCGACGGTGGAGCTGCACGGCTCCACGCTCGGCGACGCCGTCGGCCTCGGCTGGTTCCTGCGCGACGTGGACGGCGTGCGCACCGTCGGGCACGGAGGATCGACCAACGGCCAGTTCGCCAACCTGCTGCTGGTCCCGGAGCGGGACTTCGCCGTCGTGGCGGCATCCAACGCCGGGCCTGACAACGGCCTGGAGTTCAACCAGGCCGTGCTCCGCTGGGCGCTCGAACACTACCTCGGCGTAGTCGAGCGCGACCCCGACCCGCTCCCATACGACCCGCAGCGCGCCCAGGAGATCACCGGGCACTACGAGAACGAATTCATGACGCTGATCATCGACACCGACGGCGACACGATGACGGTCGAATGCCGAATCAAGCCGGAGATCCGCACGGCGGCCGACAGGGAACTGCCGGCGGACCTGCCGCCGGCCAGCCTCGGCCTGCTCCCCGGGAGCGGCGACGAGTACATCGTCACCGGCGGCGGCCTGATCGGCCAGCGCGGTTTCCTCACCCGCGATACCGACGGCGCCATCATCGGGGCCGACATGGCCGGACGGTTCTTCAACCGGGTCTCCTCGACACCCTCCGAGTGA
- a CDS encoding type 1 glutamine amidotransferase domain-containing protein, with translation MAKVLFIVSGATYWVLKDGTRYATGYWAEEFAMPYKAVTDAGHEVVVATPGGVTPNVDMMSLRPSMAGGEKGALELEEIIRSAEAMRRPLKLSDVRLEDYDAVYLPGGHGPMSDLAYDADVGRLLTAQLASGKPLAIVCHAPASLLATRIHGESPFKGYRVTGFTNEEEEAVGLASRATWLLEDELKDKVGVEYSRGPIWEPYMVEDRNLITGQNPHSAAVLADRLLEILK, from the coding sequence ATGGCGAAAGTACTCTTCATCGTCAGTGGGGCTACCTACTGGGTACTCAAGGACGGCACCAGGTATGCGACCGGCTACTGGGCCGAGGAGTTCGCGATGCCGTACAAGGCGGTCACGGACGCCGGCCACGAGGTCGTTGTCGCGACGCCGGGCGGCGTGACCCCGAACGTCGACATGATGAGCCTGCGTCCCTCCATGGCCGGAGGCGAAAAGGGGGCTCTGGAGCTGGAGGAGATCATCCGTTCAGCGGAGGCGATGCGTCGGCCGCTCAAGCTGTCGGATGTCCGCCTTGAAGACTACGACGCGGTGTACCTGCCCGGCGGTCATGGCCCGATGTCGGACCTGGCCTACGACGCCGACGTCGGCCGGCTGCTGACGGCTCAGCTAGCCTCCGGTAAGCCGTTGGCGATCGTGTGCCATGCCCCCGCCTCGCTCCTGGCCACCAGGATTCACGGCGAATCGCCCTTCAAGGGCTACCGCGTGACTGGCTTCACCAACGAGGAGGAGGAAGCTGTGGGCCTGGCGTCCAGGGCAACGTGGCTGCTGGAAGACGAGCTGAAGGACAAGGTGGGCGTCGAGTACAGCCGCGGTCCCATATGGGAGCCGTACATGGTTGAGGACCGCAACCTCATCACCGGACAGAACCCTCACTCGGCGGCGGTTCTGGCGGATCGCCTACTGGAAATCCTCAAGTGA
- a CDS encoding ester cyclase has protein sequence MAQQANIAAQTAFAEAVVTGHLDALDDIVAPDSVDHDPAPGQAQGPEGYKAMFNELRAAFPDLHVEVEHLLATDDELAFAYMISGTHLGPLMGRSATGKKVSYRGMQISRFDSDGKLVERWGSSDELGMLRQLGLADA, from the coding sequence ATGGCGCAGCAAGCGAACATCGCCGCACAGACCGCATTCGCAGAGGCCGTGGTCACCGGGCACCTCGACGCCCTCGACGACATCGTCGCGCCCGATTCTGTCGATCATGACCCCGCTCCAGGACAGGCCCAGGGACCCGAAGGCTACAAGGCCATGTTCAACGAGCTGCGAGCCGCTTTCCCCGACTTGCACGTCGAGGTGGAACACTTGCTGGCCACCGACGACGAGCTGGCCTTCGCCTACATGATCAGCGGGACGCATCTGGGACCGCTCATGGGACGGTCGGCGACCGGCAAGAAGGTGAGCTACCGCGGCATGCAGATAAGCCGCTTCGACAGCGACGGCAAGCTCGTCGAGCGCTGGGGCAGCAGCGATGAACTCGGCATGCTGCGTCAGCTCGGCCTGGCCGATGCATGA
- a CDS encoding muconolactone Delta-isomerase family protein encodes MNEFLVELITTVPEGTDPAEVDQRRAAEAARAKELACAGHLVRLWRPVGEFRSIGVWRADDEADLRAKVLGTLPLWPWMTASVTALQPHPNDPGPTGCAT; translated from the coding sequence ATGAACGAGTTCCTGGTCGAGCTCATCACGACCGTGCCAGAAGGCACCGACCCCGCCGAGGTCGATCAGCGTCGCGCTGCCGAGGCTGCCCGTGCGAAGGAGCTCGCCTGCGCGGGCCACCTGGTCCGTCTATGGCGCCCGGTGGGCGAGTTCCGCAGCATTGGTGTGTGGCGCGCCGACGACGAGGCGGATCTGCGCGCGAAGGTCCTCGGAACACTGCCCCTGTGGCCCTGGATGACCGCGTCGGTCACCGCCCTGCAGCCGCATCCCAACGATCCGGGCCCGACCGGCTGCGCGACCTGA
- a CDS encoding TetR/AcrR family transcriptional regulator, producing MGRTSDARAKILTAAQSLIELRGYSALGVAEICKAAGVPKGSFYYFFESKEALALAVLDEHWETQRGDWVRALQDDVEPLSRLRRLFEETEADLRAGQQSCGTVSGCMFGNLTLELSNQTEPIRERLQQIFDAQVEMVENVVAEARERGEVTVGDTREAARSVVAQLEGQVLFAKLYNNTQHLQALWENCVSLLSAHRTDTTTVSS from the coding sequence ATGGGACGTACGAGTGATGCGAGGGCGAAGATCCTCACCGCCGCGCAGTCGCTCATCGAGCTGCGCGGCTACTCCGCGCTGGGTGTGGCCGAGATCTGCAAGGCCGCCGGCGTGCCCAAGGGGAGCTTCTACTACTTCTTCGAGTCCAAGGAGGCTCTTGCCCTGGCGGTGCTCGACGAGCACTGGGAGACTCAGCGCGGTGACTGGGTTCGGGCCCTGCAGGACGATGTCGAGCCGCTGTCGCGGCTGCGCCGGCTGTTCGAAGAGACCGAGGCGGACCTGCGTGCGGGTCAGCAGAGCTGTGGGACCGTCTCCGGATGCATGTTCGGCAACCTCACCCTGGAGCTGAGCAACCAGACGGAACCCATCCGCGAGCGCCTGCAGCAGATCTTCGATGCCCAGGTGGAGATGGTCGAGAATGTCGTCGCCGAAGCCCGGGAGCGCGGGGAGGTCACCGTCGGCGACACCCGGGAGGCCGCCCGGTCGGTCGTCGCCCAGCTCGAGGGCCAAGTGCTGTTCGCCAAGCTCTACAACAACACTCAGCATCTCCAAGCCCTGTGGGAGAACTGTGTTTCGCTGCTGTCCGCACACCGAACGGACACGACGACCGTCAGCTCCTGA